From Gammaproteobacteria bacterium:
TGGTCACTAGACAGGTAATGGCGAAACACTGCATAAGTACCGATAAAACATTCTTAGTTCGGACCAGACCACCATAGAATAATGCCAATCCAGGAATGGTCATAAACAATACCAGCGCCGTGGAAGTAAGCATCCATGCGGTATCACCACTATTAAGCACTGGCGCGTGGGTGTCAGCGGCGCTTGTTAGCATTGGCACCGCAAGGAGCACGAAAAAATTGAATGGCTGTAAATTTATTTTGTAGTCATGTTGTAACATATTGTTTTCTCGTTTATTTTATAAAGCGTCCGGACCGTTTTCGCCAGTACGAATGCGCACTGCCTGTTCCAGGTCATAGACAAAAATTTTTCCGTCACCAATTTTCCCTGTAGAAGCGGATTTAAGAATTGCGTCAATAATTTTCTCCAGCATCTCGGCTGGTACGGCGACTTCTACCTTGATCTTCGGAAGAAAATCAACAACGTATTCCGCTCCACGGTATAGCTCGGTATGGCCTTTCTGTCGACCGAAACCTTTGACTTCTGTGACAGTAATACCTTGGAC
This genomic window contains:
- the glnB gene encoding nitrogen regulatory protein PII-1, coding for MKMVSAIIKPFKLDDVRESLSEVGVQGITVTEVKGFGRQKGHTELYRGAEYVVDFLPKIKVEVAVPAEMLEKIIDAILKSASTGKIGDGKIFVYDLEQAVRIRTGENGPDAL